Within the Streptomyces sp. YIM 121038 genome, the region CGGGAGAAGAGCGCCGAGGCCGGAGAGGTGTCCCAGCAGCTCTCCTGGATCCGCTCGGTCATCCGGCGATAGCGCCCAAGCGCCGCTTCTCCGCACTCGGACGTTCATGACCCGGGCCCCCGCGCACGGTCGCGCGCCCCGACCGGGCGGGTCAGTGCGGGGTCTCGTTGGCCTGCTGGACGACGTGCCAGCAGGCGGAACACAGGTCGAGCCACCGCGGTCCCGCCGCGGAAGAGTTGACGATGACCGCGGCGGTGGCCGGGTGGCCGCATCCCAGGCACGGATGGCCCCCGTCGCGGGCCCGGCGGGCCAGCGCGGGCCGGGACACGTCATCGGGTGCCGCGGCGAGCAGCGTGGGCTCGGCCGCGATCAGGTGCAGCAGCGCGGCCGCTGCCGCGGTGTTCACCGCGGCGCGCCCGCGCCGCCGGCCTTCGGCCCGCGCGCCCGGACCGTGCCTGCCGTCACTTCTCACCCGCTCCTGGTCTCGACTCGTCCTGGGTACCGTACCGGGAGCGGGCGCGGCCGTGAGCGAATCGGTCGAGGGCCCGGAGTACGTGGGTGCGTGTCCGATCGGTGCCCAGGTGACCGGCGTCATCGACGACGGTCAGTTCCGCGTCCGGCCATGCGCGGGCGAGTTCCCACGCGGTGTCGAGCGGTCCGCCCATGTCGAGCCTGCCGTGGATGAGTACGCCAGGGATACCGGCCAGGCGATGGGCGTCGCGCAGCAGCGCGCCTTCCTCCAGGAACGCGCCGTGGGAGAAGTAGTGCGCGCAGATGCGGACCAGGGCGAGTCGCGCGACCGGGGGACGGTCGCCGTACGGGTTGGAGGCGCCGTCGGTCTCCCCGGACAGGACCGCGTCCTCCCAGCGGCACCAGTCAGCGGTGGCCTTCTCCCGTACCGCGGCGTCCGGGTGTTCCGTGAGGCGCGCGTAGGCCGCGACGACGTCACCGTCTCGCGGGGTGCCCGGGGCTCCGGCGAGGAAGCGTTCCCACTGCTCGGGGAAGTACCGGCCGACCCCTCGGTAGAGCCAGTCGATCTCGGAGCGCCGGGTGGTGGTGACGGCGGCGATGACGATCTGCGACACCCGCTCCGGGTGCGTCTCGGCGTACGCCAGGATCAGCGTGGAGCCCCACGAGCCGCCGTACAGCAGCCAGCGGTCGATGCCCAGGTGCTCCCGCAGCCGTTCCATGTCGGCGATCAGGTGCTGCGTGGTGTTGTGCCGCATGTCCGTCGCGGGGTCGCTCGCGTGCGGTGTGCTGCGGCCGCAGCCGCGCTGGTCGAACAGGACCACCCGGTACCGGTCCGGGTCGAAGTACCGGCGCGCCCCGGTCCCGCACCCGGACCCCGGACCACCGTGAACGACGAGCGCGGGCTTGCCGTCCGGGTTGCCGCAGACCTCCCAGTACACGAGGTTGCCGTCACCGACGTCGAGCATCCCCTTCTCGTACGGCTCGATCGGCGGGTACAGCTCAGCCATGTGCAGACCTCCTGTGGATCAGATGGTACGTGTGGTCACGACTGGTCCAGGGCCCGTTCGATCGCGCGGCGGGCGCGGTCCGCGGCCGCCCGGTCGTGCTGGAGCTGCATGGCCGCGTTGAGGGCGAGCCCGGCGGCGACGATCTCGAACAGCGCCTGGTCGATGTCGAACTCGGCGGGCAGCTCGCCGTGGTCCACCGCCGCGGTCAGGTCCGCCCGCAGTTGGTCCCGCCAGCGCGACCACACCTCGGCCACCGCGTCGCGGACCCGTCCGGGGCGGCCGTCGTACTCGGTGAGCGCCGCGGTCATGAGGCAGCCGCCGGGCAGCAGCGGCGCTTCCAGGTAGCCCACGGAGTTGGCGCACACCGCGCGCAGCCGCCGCAGGCCCGGCGGCTCGGCCAGCGCGGGCTCGACCACCCGGTGCCAGAAGTCCACGAACGCCTTGTCCAGCGTGGAGATCTGCAGCGTCTCCTTGGTGCCGAAGTGCTTGTGCACCCCGGACTTGCTCATCTCCAGCTCCTCGGCGAGCCGGCCGATGGTGATGCCGTCAAGGCCCTCCTCGGAGGCGATCTCGGCGGCACGGTCGAGGATCCGGCCCCTGGTGGCCTGCGCTTCGGCCGCTGAACGGCGTGGTGACATGCGCCGAGGATAGCGCACGGCCGTTCGCTATTGATTTAGAGAACGCTCGTACGCTAAATTCCGGGGCAGCTACTGCAGCTACTGCAGCTACTGCAGCCACGGCAAAACGGCAACCACGGGACCGAAGGAGTGCGCGATGCGGGTGCGACGACTGGGCTGGGCCGGACTGGAGATGGAGGCGGGCGGTGAGCGCCTGGTGATCGACTATGTGCGGGACCTGACACCGCTGTTCACGGGGTGGAGGCCCGGCGAGGGCCTCACGGTGCCGAGCGGGAAGGCCGCCGCCGCGCTGGTCACCCACCTGCACCGGGACCACACCGATGCGGCCGCGCTCGCGGACGTGCTGACGCCGGGCGCGCCGGTGCTGCGACCGGCGCCCGGCCACGGCGACGACGTGGACAACGTGACGACGCTGTTGGCCGAGCGGGAGCTGGTCCTGCACGAACTGGCCCCCGAAGTCGTGGACGCCTGGGCCGCCCGCGAAGTCGGGCCGTTCCGCGTCACCGCGGTCCCCGCCGTCGACGGCCTCGGCGACCCGCAGCTGAACTGGGTGGTGGAGGCCGACGGGCAGCGGGTCTTCCACGGCGGCGACACGATGTTCCACGGCTACTGGTGGCTCGTCGCGCGCCGGTTCAGCCCGTTCGACGCGGTGTTCCTGCCCGCCAACGGCGCGGTGGTCGACGCACCGCACCTACAGCCGCCGAGCCCGCTGCCCGCCGCGCTGGACCCCAGGCAGGCCGCCGCGGCCGCGGAGATCCTCGACGCCCGGTACGCGGTGCCGATCCACTACGAGACCGAGCAGCCGGACAAGATCCCGGGCTACGTCGAGGTCTCCGACCCGGAGAAGGAGTTCCGCACACACGCCGGACGGCGCGCACGCGTGCTGGCGGTCGGGGAATGGCTGGACCTGGCCGGATGACGGGAAACCTCGCCGTGCCGCAGTAGTCGGGCCCGCGCGGCCTCACATCCGGGACCTCAGCACGTCGACCTCGCAGCCCGGCGCGAAGGGGGCGAAGCCGTGTTCGAGCAGCCAGCGAACGGCCAGCAGGCTTCGCAACGACCACCACGCGTGGAGCACGTCGAGATCGATGTCGGTGCCGTATCCGGCGAGGACGTCGTCGAGGTGTTCCTCGTGTCCCAGCGTGAAGGTGGCGAGGTCGTACAGGGCGTCACCCTGGCCCGCCTCGGACCAGTCGATGATGCCGGTGACCTCGCCGCCGTCGACGAAGACGTGCGCGATCTGCAGGTCGCCGTGGGTGAACGCCGGAGTCCACGGCCGGAGCGCGGCCTCGGCGACCTGGCGGTTGCGGGTGACCAGGTCGGCGGGCAGGATGCCGTTCGCCACGAGCACCTCGCACTCGTCGTCGAGTTCCGCCGCCAGCGCGTCAACGCTCCGTCCGGCCCGGCCCGGCAGGGGTGGCAGTGGCGCGTCGTGCAACGTGCGGATGGCGGCGCCCGCCGCGGCCCACGCCGCGGGCGACCCGGTCGACGGCCCGCCGAGGCGCCCCAGCGTCGTTCCGGGGAGCGCGGCGATCGCGAGCACGGGCGGTTTGCGCCACAGGACCTCGGGGGTGGGGACCGGCGCGAGGGACATCGCCTCGACCTCGGCGTCGACGCGCGCCTGATCGGCGTCCACCTTCAAGAACACGTC harbors:
- the pip gene encoding prolyl aminopeptidase, whose translation is MAELYPPIEPYEKGMLDVGDGNLVYWEVCGNPDGKPALVVHGGPGSGCGTGARRYFDPDRYRVVLFDQRGCGRSTPHASDPATDMRHNTTQHLIADMERLREHLGIDRWLLYGGSWGSTLILAYAETHPERVSQIVIAAVTTTRRSEIDWLYRGVGRYFPEQWERFLAGAPGTPRDGDVVAAYARLTEHPDAAVREKATADWCRWEDAVLSGETDGASNPYGDRPPVARLALVRICAHYFSHGAFLEEGALLRDAHRLAGIPGVLIHGRLDMGGPLDTAWELARAWPDAELTVVDDAGHLGTDRTRTHVLRALDRFAHGRARSRYGTQDESRPGAGEK
- a CDS encoding TetR/AcrR family transcriptional regulator produces the protein MSPRRSAAEAQATRGRILDRAAEIASEEGLDGITIGRLAEELEMSKSGVHKHFGTKETLQISTLDKAFVDFWHRVVEPALAEPPGLRRLRAVCANSVGYLEAPLLPGGCLMTAALTEYDGRPGRVRDAVAEVWSRWRDQLRADLTAAVDHGELPAEFDIDQALFEIVAAGLALNAAMQLQHDRAAADRARRAIERALDQS
- a CDS encoding MBL fold metallo-hydrolase, translated to MRVRRLGWAGLEMEAGGERLVIDYVRDLTPLFTGWRPGEGLTVPSGKAAAALVTHLHRDHTDAAALADVLTPGAPVLRPAPGHGDDVDNVTTLLAERELVLHELAPEVVDAWAAREVGPFRVTAVPAVDGLGDPQLNWVVEADGQRVFHGGDTMFHGYWWLVARRFSPFDAVFLPANGAVVDAPHLQPPSPLPAALDPRQAAAAAEILDARYAVPIHYETEQPDKIPGYVEVSDPEKEFRTHAGRRARVLAVGEWLDLAG
- a CDS encoding phosphotransferase, giving the protein MDEVNVVVAHSERATLRVGDVFLKVDADQARVDAEVEAMSLAPVPTPEVLWRKPPVLAIAALPGTTLGRLGGPSTGSPAAWAAAGAAIRTLHDAPLPPLPGRAGRSVDALAAELDDECEVLVANGILPADLVTRNRQVAEAALRPWTPAFTHGDLQIAHVFVDGGEVTGIIDWSEAGQGDALYDLATFTLGHEEHLDDVLAGYGTDIDLDVLHAWWSLRSLLAVRWLLEHGFAPFAPGCEVDVLRSRM